One Spirochaetota bacterium DNA window includes the following coding sequences:
- a CDS encoding tryptophan--tRNA ligase, which yields KKELFGMIWEYFAPFREKRKQLQNNKGEIAAILKKGAEKTRPIAQETLLRVKKAVGLDYLQ from the coding sequence TAAAAAAAGAATTGTTTGGAATGATATGGGAATATTTTGCCCCTTTTAGAGAAAAGCGAAAGCAATTACAAAACAACAAAGGTGAGATAGCAGCCATTTTAAAGAAGGGGGCAGAAAAAACTCGCCCCATTGCCCAGGAAACACTACTACGCGTTAAAAAAGCAGTGGGGCTGGATTATTTACAATAA